Below is a window of Candidatus Blochmanniella vafra str. BVAF DNA.
CCCTTCTAATAATAAATGGGGCAATCGTTCCATCAATAAACGATCTTTATAAGTACCAGGCTCCATTTCATCCGCATTACATATTAAATAATTAACCTTCAATATTGACTGATGTTTTATCATCATAGACCACTTTAAACCAGTTAAAAACCCACCTCCACCACGACCTCTTAATCTAGATTTATTAATTAATTCAACAATATCTAATTTAGATAAACACGTAATTGCTTTACGTAAAGCAAAATATCCATTTTTCGATTGATATTCGTGCAACCATACTGGTCGTTTATCTAAACGCATTCTCCAAGTCAACGGATTACTTTCTGGATCCAAATATTTATTTTTCAGCATAGTGTATTTAATTATCGATATAAATTTAAGATTTTATTAATTTTTGATAAAACAATGTGTGAATATACATCCTCATTAATCATAATAACAGGAGATTTATCACACATACCTAAGCAACAAGTAGGCAATAAGGTAAATTTATTATCTTTAGTAGTGTTTCCAATTTTAATATTTAAAATACATTCTAAAGTCTTTTTAATAGCATTACACCCAGTAACATAACAAACTATACTGTCACAGTATCGTATAATATTTTGACCCACTGGCTGTCTAAAGATTTGATTATAAAATGTAGCTACACCTTCTACATCTGATACCGATATGTGTAATATTTGTGCAATTAACACAATTGCATCATCAGATACCCACCCGTAATTTTTTTGTACTATTTTCAATGCTTCTATAGAGGCTGCTCGGGTACTCTCATAGCAATTACACTCCTCCCGAATAATACTTAATTCTTCCTTAGTTAATTGCATTATAATATATGTTGCATTTTATAACAGTTAATACATTATGAATAATATTCTACTATACTTCTATCTTTACTGTCATATTTATTTTATTTACTAACGATCTACATCCGACATCACAAAATCTATGCTACCTAAATAAGCAATTAAATCAGATATTAAACTACCCCTAATAACAGATGGAATTTGTTGTAAATGAGGAAAACTTGGAGTACGAATTCTAGTACGATAACTCATAGTATTACCATCGCTGATTAAATAATAACTATTTATACCTTTAGTTGCTTCAATCATTTGTAATGATTCATTCGGTGGAATCACAGGACCCCAAGATACCTGCAAAAAATGCGTAATTAAAGTTTCTATATGTTGTAATGAATATGTTTTTTCAGGAGGAGTAGTTAAAGGATGAGTAGACTTAATAGGACCTTCCGGCATGTTATTCAAACACTGATCCAAGATACGTATACTTTGATACATTTCTTCTACTTTTAAGACAACCCTATTATAACAATCACTAATCCCGTTTCCTACAGGAACATCAAAATCGAAATTCTCATACCCAGAATATGGTCGAGATTTTCGTATATCAAAATCAATACCAGTTGCTCTTAACCCAGCCCCTGTTACTCCCCAATCTAACGCTTCCTTAACACCATACGATCCAATTCCACAAGTACGCTTTTTTAAAATATCATTTTTTAAAGACATTTCAATATAGAATGCAATTCTCCTAGGCAGCCAAGACAAACACTGTTTTAATAAATAATCCCAATTATCAGGTAAATCACAAGCCACTCCACCAATTCTAAACCAAGCCGGATGCATTCGAGCTCCAGTTATTGCCTCTATTACATCATATATTTTTTGTCTATCAGTAAACGCTAAAAATACTGGGGTCATTACTCCTATATCTTGCAAGTAAGTGCTAACATAAAGCAAATGACTGTTAATTCTAAATAATTCGGATAACATAATGCGAATAACCTTTGCTCGATCTGGCACAATAATTCCAGCAAGCTTTTCAACAGCTAAAATATAAGGCATTTCATTAACGCAACCACCGAGA
It encodes the following:
- the nuoE gene encoding NADH-quinone oxidoreductase subunit NuoE → MQLTKEELSIIREECNCYESTRAASIEALKIVQKNYGWVSDDAIVLIAQILHISVSDVEGVATFYNQIFRQPVGQNIIRYCDSIVCYVTGCNAIKKTLECILNIKIGNTTKDNKFTLLPTCCLGMCDKSPVIMINEDVYSHIVLSKINKILNLYR
- the nuoC gene encoding NADH-quinone oxidoreductase subunit C/D, with the translated sequence MNSNNKDNDNNLLFREENYILSSLISKFGSSNFIVQFAYTDAVIVWISRQKIVPIIKFLKSNLKPYVMLYDLHGIDERLRIHRENLPEADFTVFYHIMSISINSEIILKVPLLEKSMNVPTITSIFMNANWYERETWEMFGIKFDNHPNLTRIIMPKYWKGFPLRKEYPARATEFIPDFTLTKQKEDLAMKGLTFNPEEWGMKQRNNNEDFMFLNLGPNHPSVHGVFRIVLQLNGEEIVDCVPDIGYHHRGVEKMGERQSWHSYIPYTDRVEYLGGCVNEMPYILAVEKLAGIIVPDRAKVIRIMLSELFRINSHLLYVSTYLQDIGVMTPVFLAFTDRQKIYDVIEAITGARMHPAWFRIGGVACDLPDNWDYLLKQCLSWLPRRIAFYIEMSLKNDILKKRTCGIGSYGVKEALDWGVTGAGLRATGIDFDIRKSRPYSGYENFDFDVPVGNGISDCYNRVVLKVEEMYQSIRILDQCLNNMPEGPIKSTHPLTTPPEKTYSLQHIETLITHFLQVSWGPVIPPNESLQMIEATKGINSYYLISDGNTMSYRTRIRTPSFPHLQQIPSVIRGSLISDLIAYLGSIDFVMSDVDR